A single genomic interval of Rhododendron vialii isolate Sample 1 chromosome 3a, ASM3025357v1 harbors:
- the LOC131318582 gene encoding small ribosomal subunit protein eS27y-like, which translates to MFALAVSQAFQSHPSPLLLQSAILQSNPALTCYSANMVLPNDIDLLNPPAELEKKKHKLKRLVQSPNSFFMDVKCQGCFNITTVFSHSQTVVVCGNCQTVLCQPTGGRARLTEGCSFRKKGD; encoded by the exons ATGTTCGCCCTAGCCGTCTCTCAGGCATTTCAGTCGCATCCCTCCCCCCTCCTGCTGCAGTCGGCGATTCTGCAATCGAATCCTGCCCTCACTTGCTATTCAGCAAACATG GTGCTTCCTAACGATATTGATTTGCTGAACCCACCGGCTGAGCTCGAGAAGAAGAAGCACAAGCTCAAGCGTCTTGTGCAGTCGCCCAACTCTTTCTTCATG GATGTTAAGTGCCAAGGTTGCTTCAACAT AACAACCGTGTTTAGCCATTCGCAAACAGTTGTGGTATGTGGGAACTGTCAGACAGTGTTGTGCCAGCCGACAGGCGGTCGTGCAAGACTCACCGAGGGGTGTTCTTTCAGGAAGAAGGGCGATTGA
- the LOC131318584 gene encoding cytokinin dehydrogenase 1-like — protein sequence MATPTYIKKNLTVLRFLTVIFLSCIVDQNNLCSNYPFVSTKISSHSGSSMIPSSLKQLSLDGYLSTKNIDHAANDFGNIYHHLPSAVLHPKSVSDISSIIKHVFGMGPTSELTVAARGHAHSLQGQAQANQGVVINMESLHQEMHFQTGKFPYVDVSGGELWINILHESLKHGLAPKSWTDYLHLTVGGTLSNAGVSGQAFRHGPQINNVHQLEVVTGKGELITCSEKQNADLFNGVLGGLGQFGIITRARISLEPAPLMVKWIKVLYSEFSSFTKDQEHLILSEDAFDYLEGFVIINRTGLLNNWRSSFNPKDPVQASQFHSDGKTLFCLEIAKYFNPDEADRVNQEIDRLLSEMSYIQSTLFLSEVSYVNFLDRVHISELKLREKGLWEIPHPWLNLLIPRSRIHEFAKMVFGKILTDSSTGPILIYPANKSKWNNRTSMITPDEDTFYLVSFLSSAMPSSTGKDGLAHILTQNKRILEFCETARLGVKQYLPHHKTQEAWRNHFGPQWEIFVKRKSMYDPLAILAPGQKIFQKGRAIS from the exons ATGGCAACACCAACTTATATAAAAAAGAACCTAACGGTCCTCAGGTTTCTCACAGTGATTTTCTTGAGCTGTATTGTCGACCAAAACAACCTTTGTTCCAACTACCCTTTTGTCTCCACAAAAATTTCTTCTCATTCGGGTTCCTCGATGATCCCTTCATCACTGAAACAGCTAAGTCTTGATGGGTATCTGAGCACCAAAAACATTGACCATGCAGCCAATGACTTTGGCAATATATACCATCACCTGCCATCTGCAGTTCTGCATCCTAAATCAGTTTCCGATATTTCCTCTATTATCAAGCATGTTTTTGGCATGGGCCCCACGTCTGAGCTCACGGTCGCGGCCAGAGGCCATGCCCATTCCCTCCAAGGTCAAGCACAAGCAAATCAAGGGGTGGTCATCAACATGGAATCACTTCATCAAGAAATGCATTTCCAAACCGGGAAATTCCCTTATGTGGATGTTTCTGGTGGAGAGCTATGGATAAATATACTACATGAGAGTCTTAAGCATGGGCTTGCACCAAAATCTTGGACTGACTACCTACATCTCACCGTCGGGGGAACTTTATCCAATGCTGGAGTCAGTGGGCAGGCGTTCCGGCATGGCCCACAGATAAATAATGTGCATCAGCTAGAGGTTGTCACAG GGAAAGGAGAGTTGATTACCTGTTCAGAGAAACAGAACGCTGACCTCTTTAACGGTGTTCTTGGAGGGCTTGGACAGTTTGGTATTATCACCCGGGCAAGAATTTCTCTGGAACCTGCACCCTTGATG GTAAAATGGATAAAAGTGCTTTACTCGGAGTTTTCCAGCTTCACAAAGGACCAAGAGCATCTGATATTGTCTGAGGATGCTTTTGATTACCTAGAAGGTTTCGTCATAATAAACAGAACCGGCCTCCTTAATAACTGGAGATCTTCCTTCAATCCCAAAGACCCTGTTCAAGCAAGTCAATTCCACTCGGATGGAAAAACTCTCTTCTGCCTAGAAATAGCCAAATACTTCAACCCAGATGAGGCCGATAGAGTGAACCAG GAAATCGATAGATTGTTGTCGGAAATGAGTTATATTCAGTCCACGCTCTTCCTTTCGGAAGTCTCCTATGTGAATTTCCTAGATAGAGTTCACATATCAGAGTTGAAACTGCGAGAGAAGGGATTATGGGAAATCCCTCACCCATGGCTAAATCTTCTCATTCCAAGAAGCAGAATCCATGAATTTGCGAAAATGGTATTTGGCAAAATTCTTACGGACTCCAGCACTGGTCCAATACTCATCTACCCAGCCAACAAATCCAA GTGGAACAATAGAACATCTATGATCACCCCCGATGAAGATACTTTCTACCTAGTTTCATTCCTATCCTCTGCCATGCCATCTTCGACTGGAAAAGATGGGTTAGCACACATTTTGACCCAAAACAAAAGAATCCTAGAGTTTTGCGAAACAGCCAGACTTGGGGTGAAGCAATATCTTCCACATCACAAAACTCAAGAGGCGTGGCGAAACCACTTCGGGCCACAATGGGAAATTTTTGTTAAGAGGAAATCCATGTACGACCCTTTAGCAATCCTAGCTCCAGGCCAGAAGATATTCCAAAAAGGAAGAGCCATTTCATGA